The Streptomyces capitiformicae genome contains the following window.
CAGATGGCCGACCAGTTGGCGCGCGGCTTTGTACTGGGCGCGACCGCCGGGCGTACGACGCTGACCGGTGAGGGTCTCCAGCACGCGGACGGCCACTCGCAGTTGCTGGCGTCCACCAACCCGGGCTGTGTCGCCTACGACCCGGCGTTCGGGTACGAGATCGCGCACATCGTGAAGGACGGTCTGCGCCGGATGTACGGCGAGACCGCCGACGGCAAGCCGGGCGAGGACGTCTTCTACTACCTCACCGTCTACAACGAGCCCATCCAGCACCCGGCCGAGCCCGCCGATGTCGACGTGGACGGCATCCTCAAGGGCCTCCACCGCTTCAAGGTCGGCGAGTCGGGCGCGATCCCGGCGCAGATCATCGCCTCCGGTGTCGCGGTGCCGTGGGCGGTCGAGGCGCAAGCGATCCTCGCCGAGGAGTGGAACGTCAAGGCGGACGTCTGGTCGGCGACCTCCTGGAACGAGCTGCGCCGCGAGGCGATCGACGTGGAGCGGTACAACCTGCTGCACCCCGAGGAGGAGCAGCGCGTCCCGTACGTGACGCAGAAGCTGAACGGCGCCGAGGGGCCGTTCGTGGCCGTCTCCGACTGGATGCGGTCGGTGCCGGACCAGATCTCCCGGTGGGTGCCGGGCACGTACCAGTCACTGGGCGCCGACGGGTTCGGTTTCGCCGACACGCGGGGTGCGGCCCGGCGGTACTTCCACATCGACGCCCAGTCGATCGTGGTCGCGGTGCTGACCGAGCTGGCCCGCGAGGGCAAGGTCGACCGGTCGGTACTGAAGCAGGCGATCGACCGGTACCAGCTGCTGGACGTGGCCGCGGCCGACCCGGGGGCCGCGGGCGGCGACGCCTAGCATCTGGTCCCTGTGTCTCCGTGTGTCAAGGGGTGGTGAACCTGCGGGTTCACCACCCCTTCACGTTTTCCACGATGTGTTTTCTACGATGCGCAGCATGAAGCAGCGATCGGGCTCGGCGCAGGCCCGTTGGGAACAGCACACACAGCGGCCGCTGTTCGGACTGGCCGCGGTCTTCGCCGTCGCGTACGCCGTACCGATCGTCCGGCCGGACGCGAGCGCGAACGTGAAGTGGTGGTGCGAGGTCGCCGAGTGGGCGGTGTGGGGGGCGTTCGCGTTCGACTACCTCGTCCGGGTCGCGCTCGCCGAGCGGCGGTGGGAGTTCGTGCGGTCGCACTGGCTGGACCTGTGCGCGGTGGTGCTGCCGATGGTCCAGCCGCTGCGGTTGCTGCGGCTGGTGGCGACGTTGCTGCTGGTCGGGCAGCGGGCGCGGATCGCGTCACAGATAAGGCTCACCACGTACGTCGGCGGGTCGGTGATCGGGCTGTTGATGTTCGGGTCGTTGGCGGTGCTGTCCGTGGAGCGGGGCTCGCCGGACGGGAACATCCACACGCTGGGCGACGCCGTGTGGTGGTCGTTCACCACCATGACGACCGTGGGGTACGGGGATCACGCGCCGACCACCGGGCTGGGGCGGGTGTTGGCCGTTGGGCTGATGCTGTCGGGGATCGCGTTGTTGGGTGTGGTGACCGCGAATATCGCCGCGTGGTTCATCGCGCGGTTCGAGAAGGACGACGCGGAGGAGCGGCGGCAGACCGCGGCGATTGCCGAGCTGACGGAGGAGGTTCGGTTGTTGCGGGCGGAGGTTGCTGCGTTGCGGTCTTCCGGAGGGGCGGTGCCGAAACAGCGCCTGTGACCGTAGGGCCGCCCGCAGTCCCCGGCGTCAGAAGACGGGGCGGGTGCCGAGGGTCGCGCGATCCGGCCCGGTCCGTGACCACGTCCGGCCACGTGAGCGGGGGTGCCTGCGCATACCGTGTCCGAAACCCGCCATCGTCTACAACTCCCTGAACCTTGCGGTCAGTTCGCGTACAGGAAGGCGGGTACCCCTACGGCGTGGTTGAAACAAGGGAGGGTTGGTCGGTCCCGGCTGCGCGCGCTGCTCCCCTCCGGCAGCGCGCGCAGAACCTCGGTCCGCCACTGTGGTCCAGGGCGGGTGTCCGGTGCGAGCGATCTTTAGCCTTGTCACCCTGATAGGTGAACGCGTCAGATGTGCGCCGCCCCGGCGCCCGCCTCCGCGTTCTCGCCGCGCTTGGTCAGGAACGCCACGAGGACAGCGACCGCGGCGACCCCGGCGGCGACCAGGCAGGCGAGGCCCATGCCGGAGATGAACGTGTCGTGCGCGACGTCGGTGATCTTTGCGGCGATCTGTGCCGGCGTGCCCTCGGCGACCGGGGCCACGCCGACCTGGACGGCCTCGGAGGCCTGGTCGAGCTGGGTGTCGGTGAGCGGCGGGAGACCGGCGTCCTTCCAGTTGCCGGCGAGGTCGCCGTCGACCTTGGAGGCCATCACGGCGCCCAGGACGGCCGTACCGAGGCTGCCGCCGATCTGCATCGCGGCCTGCTGGAGGCCGCCGGCGACACCGGAGAGCTCCATGGGGGCGTTGCCGACGATGACCTCCGTCGCGCCGACCATGACCGGGGCGAGGCCGAGGCCGAGCATGGCGAACCAGAGGGACATCACGCCGCTGCCGGTGTCGGTCTCCAGGGTCGACATGCCGTACATGGCGATCGCGGTGAGCGCCATGCCGCCGGCCAGCGGGATGCGCGGCCCGGCCTTGGTGATCAGGGCGCCGGCGAGCGGTGAGCCGACGATCATCATGCCGGTGAGCGGAAGGAGGTGCAGGCCCGCGTCGATGGGGCTCATCCCGTGCACGTTCTGCAGGTAGAACGTGACGAAGAACAGGCCGCCCATGAAGGCGATGGCCATCAGGACCATCAGGACCACGCCCGCGGACAGCGGGACCGAACGGAACAGCGCCAGCGGGATCAAGGGCTCCTTCACCTTCGTCTCCCAGAAGGCGAAGAGGGCGAAGCCGGCGACGGACGCGGCGACGAAGGTCCACGTCAGGCCGTCGCCCCAGCCCCACTCGGGGGCCTTGATGAGGGCCCAGACCAGGCAGAACATGGCCGCCGACAGCAGGGCTATACCCAGGATGTCGAAGGAGCGGGGCGCGTTCTCGGCGCGGTGGTCCAGCAGGATCCAGGCGCCCAGGGCCACGGCGAGGACGCCGACCGGGACGTTGATCCAGAACACGGACTGCCAGCTGACGTTCTCGACGAGGAAGCCGCCGAGGATCGGGCCGCCCGCGGTGGAGGCGCCGATGACCATGCCCCAGATGCCGATCGCCATGTTCAGCTTCTCGGCGGGGAAGGTGGCGCGGAGCAGACCGAGCGCGGCCGGCATCAGCAGGGCGCCGAACAGGCCCTGGAAGACACGGAAGGTCACCACGAAGGCGACGGAGTCGGACAGACCGATGGCCCCCGAGGCCGCGGCGAAGCCGACCACACCGATGAGGAAGGTCTGGCGGTGGCCGAAGCGGTCGCCGAGCTTGCCCGCGGTGATGAGGGTGACCGCCAGCGCGAGGAAGTACGCGTTGGTGATCCACTGGACCTCGGCGAAACTCGCCTTGAGGTCGTCCGCGATGGCCGGGTTGGCGATCGCCACGATGGTGCCGTCGAGGGCGACCATCATGACGCCGACGGCCACGGTGAGGAGGGTGAACCAGGGATGGCCGCGCAGGCCGCGGGCCTGGCTCGGTGTCGGGTCCGACGGGGCTGCCGGCGCCTTGTCCCCCGGTCCCGTCTTGTCGACAGTGGTCTGACTAGTCATGCGTTCGAGGCTAATGACAGCCACTGACAGTTGACAAACCAATTCACAAGTCGGTAACTGTCACGTCACTCGCCGCGAGGGCGGGTGGAGACGAGGGTTCATGAAGACGGTGACGGCGACGCCGGAAGGGCGGCCCGGACTGCGCGAACGCAAGAAGCGGCGCACGCACGACGCGCTGCTGCGGGCCGCGCTGGAGCTGTTCACGACCAAGGGGTACGAGGCGACGACGGTCGACGAGATCGCCGAGGCCGTCGACGTCTCGCAGCGCACCTTCTTCCGCTACTTCGCGGGCAAGGAGGAGGCAGCCCTCGCGGTCCAGGACATCGCCCAGGAGTGCTTCGCCGAGGCAGTGCGCGACCGCCCGCCGCACGAGGCCCCCCTGGAGGCCATGCGCAACGCCGTCCTGGAGGGCTGGGACGACATCACCGAGATCGTCGAACAGGTCGTTCCCGTCGAGCTGTATCTGCGCTCCTACCGCATGGTCGAGTCGACGCCCGCGCTCCTCGCCGCCCATCTGCGCCGCTCCGACGAGACGGCGGAGGCGATCGCGCGGATCATCGCCGAGCGTGAGGGCGTCGACGTGGACGCCGATCCCCGGCCGCGGGTGGCCGTCGCCCTCTTCTCCGGAGTGATCCGTGTCACCGAACGTCTATGGGCCCTGGGCGAGGACCTCAACATGGACACGATGCGCGACCTGATGGCCGTGCACCTGGACGCCGTACGGCCCGCGCTGGCCGAGAAGTGGCGTACGGACCGACGTACGGACTGAAACACACAGGGAACGGCAGCATCGGGATGTTCTTTGCGCACCGTCGCGCACGGTACGGAACAGGCGTCCGCCAAACGTGATCTCCCCCACTCGGTTAACGCGAGACCCTTCCGTTCTCTTAGTGTGTCCTTTCAGTGACTTCCTTCGACTCCTCCCCGCAACTGAACGTCTGGCGCGCACTGCTGGCGCTGGCCGTCGTTTTCGTGATGCTGGCGACCACCGGTTGGACCGCGCTCCGCAGCCATCGAGGGGAGTCGCCGCTGCAGGCGTCGCTCTCCGCGTGGCAACGCGGACACCTCGACGGACGCGATCTGCCGGACGCCCAATCGTCCCCGTACCGACTGGCGTCGTTCTTCGCCTCGCTCAGCGAACGGCAGCGCACCCGGCTCGCCCAGCGCTACCCGCTCGCGATCGGCAACATGAACGGCGCCCCCGTCGAACTGCGTTACCGGGCCAACCGCATCGCGCTGAAGCAGCAGAGCAGACGCGAACGCCAGCGCATGCACGACGAACGGCTCTCCGCGGCCGGCCAGCAGCAGGCGGGCCGCCGGATGCACCGCTACGACATACTGGCCGTGAGGAGCCGGCACATCCTCGCGTTCGACCCCGAAGGCGCCGGCCGGGTCGCCGAGGTCTTCGGAAACCTCGACAAGGCCGAGCGCGTGTCGGTCGTCGTCCCCGGCGTCGACACCAACGTCCTCAACTTCCAGCGCACCAACCGCCAGTACTCGGCGCCCTTCGGCATGGCCAAGGCGCTCTACAAGGCGGAGCGGGCGGCGAGCCGCGGGACGCGTACGGCCGTCATCGCCTGGGCGGACTACACCGCGCCCGACGGCCTCGGCCTGGACTCCGCCACCGCGCTCCGCGCCGAACAGGGCTCGATCCGGCTGAACGCGCTGGTGCGGGCCCTGCCGGGCGCCTCCACGGTCGCGCTGCTGTGCCACAGCTACGGCTCGGTGGTGTGCGGGGTCGCCGCGAGCGCGCTGCCGGCGCGGGTGACCGACATAGCGGTCGCCGGCAGCCCCGGTATGCGCGTCGAGACGGCCTCCCAACTGCGTACGCCGGCCCGGGTGTGGGCCATGCGGGACGCCGACGACTGGGTCCAGGACGTTCCCTACCTGGAGGTCGGCGGGCTCGGGCACGGCGCCGACCCGGTCTCCGCGGAGTTCGGTGCGCGGATCCTGTCGGCGTCCGACGCCAAGGGGCACAGCGGCTATTTCGAGCCGGGGACCGAGAGTCTGTACAACCTCGCCGAAATCGGCGTCGGCGCCTACGAGTCGGTGCACTGCGCGCAGGAGGATGACGCATGCCTGGAGGGTTTGCCCGACGCCGCTGCGGCCTGACGCGCGTAGAGGACGGAAAAGTGCGGTTCGCCACGGGTCGGGACTTCGTCGCGTCGCGCGCATACGATGAGCCGCATGGGTGATGTACTGGCCGGATTTCACGCCGCCTGGGAGTTCGAGTCCGACTCCGTGCTCATCCGCTTCGAACGGGGGATCCGTACACCGAAGCTGTTCGCCGCGCTCGGCGAGCGGCGCGTCCCCCTGGAAGCGATCGCGGACGTGACGCTGACACCGGGGAAGCGGGGCACCGTCGTACTGCGCGTCGTGCCGAGACCGGGCGCCGATCCACTGATGGAAGCGGCGGCCGACCAGCTCAAGGAGAGCTCCGATCCGTACCGGCTGGTGATGCCGGCCGAGCGGGGGACTCTCGCCGAGTACTACGCCGACGAGCTGCGGGCCAGGTTGACCGAGTCGGGGCCCGCCGAACGGTTTCTGGTGGCGGCGCCCGAGGTGCCGTTGCAGTTCAAGGCGTACGACGGGAAGGCGTCGTTCGACGGGCGGTCGGTGTCGTTCCGGTGGTTCTGGACGGGCGCCTCCTCGGCGAAGTGGAAAGCCGGGGACCAGAGTTTTCCGGTGAGTTCACTCAGTGGGGTGGAGTGGCGGTCGCCGGAAATGTTCGAGGGCTATCTGCGGTTGCTGCGGCGGGATGCCGAGCAGCATGCGCAGCCCGATCAGGATCCGGCGGCCGTGGTGTTCGGGCTCGGGTACGGGCCCGTGCATGAGTCGTTGCCGTTCGCCGCGGCTGTGCTGGCGGCCGTGCGGGTGCGCTCCGCGGGGCCCGGGGATGCGGCCTTGGCCGCCGCCGTGCCGCGGCGGGATCCGGCCGACATCGCCGACCGGATCCGGCACCTCGGGGAGTTGCACCAGGCGGGGTTGGTCACGGACGAGGAGTTCAGTGTGAAGAAGGCGGAGTTGCTGGCGGAGCTTTAGCTACTCCCTGCCTGCGGAGGTGAACGTCATGTCCGCGTAGCGGTCTCCGGCCACCTTCGCCGCTATCGGTTCCAGCAACGCCATGTCCTCCTCGCCCAGGACCATGCGTGTCGCCGCCGTGTTCTCCTCCACCCGTCCCGGCTTGCGCGTGCCCGGGATCGGGACCACCTGGAGGCCGTACATGGCCGACTGCTGGTGGACCCAGGCCAGGGCGATCTGGCCGAGGGAGGCGTCGTGGGCGTCGGCCACGGCGCGGATCGGGTCCAGCAGGGCCGCGTTGGCCGCCGCGTTGTCGCCCGTGAAGCGGGGCTGGTGGCGGCGGAAGTCGTCCGCAGTGAGGTCCTCTGCCTTGGCGAAGGAGCCGGTGAGGAAGCCTCGGCCCAGGGGGGAGTAGGCGACGAGGGTGACGTCGAGTTCGCGGGCCGTGGGGACCACATGGGTCTCGATGTCCCGGCTGAAGAGGGACCATTCCGACTGGAGGGCGGCGATGGGGTGCACCGCGTGGGCGGTGCGGAGTTCGCCGGCCGTGACCTCGCTCAGGCCCAGGTGCTTGACCTTGCCCTCGCGGACGAGGTCGGCCATGACGCCGACGGTCTCCTCGATGGGGACGTTCACGTCGCGGCGGTGCATGTAGTAGAGGTCGATCACGTCGACGTCGAGGCGCCGCAGGCTCGCCTCCACGGACTCGCGGATGTGCGGGGCGTCGTTGCGGATGATCCGCTTGGTGGAGTCGTCCGGGTCGACCGCCAGGCCGAACTTGGTGGCGATGACGACCTCGTCGCGGTGGGCCTTGACGAAGGGGGCGAGGAACTTCTCGTTCTCGCCGGCGCCGTAGGCGTGGGCCGTGTCGTAGAGCGTGACGCCCAGTTCCAGGGCGCGTTCGAGGGTGGCCCTCGACTCCGCCGCGTCCGAGGGGCCGTACGCGAAGCTCATGCCCATGCAGCCGAGGCCCTGTACGCCGACCTCGGGGCCGTCCGCTCCCAGCCGTGCCTTGGCGATCCTGCCGTTCGTCATGAGGCCCTCTCCGACGCCAGGGCCTGCCCGGCGTCCGCGTAGAAGTCGATTTTGCGGTCGAGCACGCTCAGGGTGTCCTGGAGCTCGGCGATCCGGGCCAGGACGTCCTCCCGGGTCGATTTGAGGAGGTCGAAGCGCTCGGCGTAGGTGTGGTCGCCCTCGCGGACGAGTTCCGCGTACCGGACCATGTCGGCGACCGGCATGCCGGTGAGCCGGAGCTTGCCGACGAGGTCGAGCCAGTCGAGGTCGCGGTTGCGGTAGCGGCGCTGGCCGGTGTGGGAACGGTCGATGTGCGGCATCAGGCCGATCCGCTCGTACCAGCGCAGGGTGTGCGCCGTCAGCCCCGTGAGGGTGGCGACCTCGCTGATCGTGTACTTGTCCTGTCCTTCCGGCCGCCGCTCGTACAAGGGCAGTCCGGCGCAGTTCTGGGTCCTGGTACCTGTCGTCTCCACCACGGTCATGGCCTCAACGCTAAAACCCTGGAGTGCGCTCCAAGCAAGCGGAATCCGATGAAATTCCGGCGACACACGGAGAGTTGGCTGACTACCGTGCGGATCATGAGGCTTGTACGGCGTGCCACGGCCGAGGACGCGGAGGAAGTGCTCCGGCTGCGTCAGGTGATGATCGACTCGATGCGCGGAGCGGACCGCTCCACCGACTGGCATGAGGAGTCCCTGCCCACGGTACGCCGCAGACTCGCCGACCCGGACGGGGACTTCGTGGCCTTCGTGATCGACCATCCGGAGCGGCCGGGCGCCCTCGCCGCGCTGGTGGCCGGGACGGTCGAGTACCGCATCGGGCGGGCCGGGAACCCGCACGGCTCCGTCGGGTATGTGTTCAGCGTGGCCACCGATCCCGACTCCCGGCGCCGGGGCCACGCGCGCGCCTGCATGGAGGTCCTCCTGGAGTGGTTCCGCACGAAGGGCGTCGCCCAGGTCGACCTGAACGCGTCCGCCGAGGCCGAGCCGCTCTACGCCGCCCTGGGCTTCGTCCGCAAGCCGGACCCCTCTATGCGGCTGAACCTCTGAGCCGCATAGTCTCGTACACATGTCCTTGCAGAGCCTCGCTTTGATCGAGAACTGGCCGGTCCCCACCGCCGCCGCGGCCGTCGTGCGGGCGGACGGCACCGTACTGGGGGCCCATGGCCCGCTCGGGCAGCGGTTCGCGCTGGCCTCGGTCACCAAGCCGCTCGCCGCGTACGCCTTGCTCGTCGCGTACGAGGAGGGGGCGGTCGAGCTGGACGGGCCGGCGGGGCCGGACGGGTCGACCGTACGGCATCTGCTCGCGCACACCTCGGGGCTGGCCTTCGACGAGCACCGGGTGACGGCGGCGCCCGGGGAGCGGCGGCTGTACTCCAACGCCGGGTTCGAGGTGCTCGGGGACCATGTCGCCAAGGCGACGGACATCCCGTTCGCGGAGTATCTGCGGCAGGCGGTACTGGAACCGCTGGGGATGACGGCCACCACGCTCGACGGTTCTCCGGCCAAGGACGGCGTCTCGACCGTGGACGACCTCGTGCGGTTCGCGGCCGAGGTGCAGGCGCCCCGGCTGCTCGATCCACGTACGGTCGCCGAGGCGATGACCGTGCAGTACCCGGGAACGAAGGGTGTGCTGCCGGGCTACGGCCACCAGAACCCCAACGACTGGGGCCTCGGCTTCGAGATCAGGGACGCCAAGTCACCGCACTGGACGGGTACTTCGTCGTCGCCGGGGACCTTCGGGCACTTCGGGCAGTCGGGTACGTTCCTGTGGATCGACCCGGCGGCGGGGGTGGCCTGCGTGGCGTTGACGGACCGGGCGTTCGGACCGTGGGCGATCGAGGCGTGGACGCCGTTCACGGACGCGGTGCTGGCCGAGTTGGTGTGATTCCCCGTTCTGCGGCGAAGTCGCCTCGGATTCGGGCACATTCAGTACATGACCGGTTACGAAGACAGGGTGCCTGGTTATCTGACCTTCCGGGTCGCCCCGCAGGAAGGCCCCATCGCGGCATTCGCCGAGCAGGAGGCATGGCAGGCGCGGGAACGGTATCCCGGGCTGATGGCGGTGAGCCTCGCGGAGTTCTTCCATGCGCGGGAGCTCGACGCCGGAGGCTGGGAGCTGTCCGAGTACGGCAGCGACACCCCGCAGGGCGCCAGGGACACCCTGGGTTCGCACTTCCGGATGCGCGCCAAGGAAGCCGAGGACGCCGGTGACGCGAAGGCGCGGAAGGCGTGGATGGCGGCCGCCCTGCGCATGGACCGGGAAGTCGTCGACGACCTCCGGGTTCGCGGCGAGCGGTACCGCATCGTGCGGGCCGCGAAGTTCATCCGCATGGGGCGCGGCGGGCCCGAACCGCCCCGGCCCTCCGATCCCGACCCGGCGGAGGTCGGGGAGGCCTACCGTGTGCGGTCACGCACCAAGGGCTTCGTTGTCGATCCGTACACCAGCGCCGGGCTGTCCGACAGCCTGCTGAAGTTCGATCTCCTGCAGCTCTTCGGATCCGCCTCCGGCACACCGGAGGACGTACTGGCCGACGCACGGCATGCCGCTGTGGCCTGTCCGGGCGGTGTGCTGCTGCCGGCGGTGTTCATGATCTCCGAGCGGGTGGACGGGGAGTGGAGGTCGCACAACCCCGGGTCATCGCACTCCACACCGCAGGGGGCACGCGACAGCCTGGCGGCATGGCTGCGGGTCATGGCGCCGTTCACGCTGCGGCTGTCGGACGAGAAGAAGGCGGAGTACGCGCGAGCGGCCGACCTGCTGGACGAAAAGCGCGGCAACAGCCTGAGCGTCGACGGGACCCGTTTCCGTGTCACCCGCGTCGAGCGGCTGATCCGTATCGGCCCCGACGGCCCGGAGGGGCCCCGGCCCAGCGACTTCGACCCGGAGCCGCCGGTGGAGGTCCACACGCGGCAGCTGAAGGAGCAGGGGCTGTGGACGGACGGGGACGAGGATGCTCCGATCGAACTCGACGAACGGACCCTTGAGCTGAAGGCGCTGTGGGACCAGGAGGAGATCCGCCGCGCGGCGGCCGAGGAGCGGCGGGCGAAAAGGAAACGCGGCTGAGCCTGGTGGGAACCTCCGGGCTCAGCCGGGCTTTGCCGGCGGTCGGGGATGCCCGGTGGGGCGCCCCCCGA
Protein-coding sequences here:
- a CDS encoding potassium channel family protein, with protein sequence MKQRSGSAQARWEQHTQRPLFGLAAVFAVAYAVPIVRPDASANVKWWCEVAEWAVWGAFAFDYLVRVALAERRWEFVRSHWLDLCAVVLPMVQPLRLLRLVATLLLVGQRARIASQIRLTTYVGGSVIGLLMFGSLAVLSVERGSPDGNIHTLGDAVWWSFTTMTTVGYGDHAPTTGLGRVLAVGLMLSGIALLGVVTANIAAWFIARFEKDDAEERRQTAAIAELTEEVRLLRAEVAALRSSGGAVPKQRL
- a CDS encoding MFS transporter: MTSQTTVDKTGPGDKAPAAPSDPTPSQARGLRGHPWFTLLTVAVGVMMVALDGTIVAIANPAIADDLKASFAEVQWITNAYFLALAVTLITAGKLGDRFGHRQTFLIGVVGFAAASGAIGLSDSVAFVVTFRVFQGLFGALLMPAALGLLRATFPAEKLNMAIGIWGMVIGASTAGGPILGGFLVENVSWQSVFWINVPVGVLAVALGAWILLDHRAENAPRSFDILGIALLSAAMFCLVWALIKAPEWGWGDGLTWTFVAASVAGFALFAFWETKVKEPLIPLALFRSVPLSAGVVLMVLMAIAFMGGLFFVTFYLQNVHGMSPIDAGLHLLPLTGMMIVGSPLAGALITKAGPRIPLAGGMALTAIAMYGMSTLETDTGSGVMSLWFAMLGLGLAPVMVGATEVIVGNAPMELSGVAGGLQQAAMQIGGSLGTAVLGAVMASKVDGDLAGNWKDAGLPPLTDTQLDQASEAVQVGVAPVAEGTPAQIAAKITDVAHDTFISGMGLACLVAAGVAAVAVLVAFLTKRGENAEAGAGAAHI
- a CDS encoding TetR/AcrR family transcriptional regulator translates to MKTVTATPEGRPGLRERKKRRTHDALLRAALELFTTKGYEATTVDEIAEAVDVSQRTFFRYFAGKEEAALAVQDIAQECFAEAVRDRPPHEAPLEAMRNAVLEGWDDITEIVEQVVPVELYLRSYRMVESTPALLAAHLRRSDETAEAIARIIAEREGVDVDADPRPRVAVALFSGVIRVTERLWALGEDLNMDTMRDLMAVHLDAVRPALAEKWRTDRRTD
- a CDS encoding alpha/beta hydrolase, with product MTSFDSSPQLNVWRALLALAVVFVMLATTGWTALRSHRGESPLQASLSAWQRGHLDGRDLPDAQSSPYRLASFFASLSERQRTRLAQRYPLAIGNMNGAPVELRYRANRIALKQQSRRERQRMHDERLSAAGQQQAGRRMHRYDILAVRSRHILAFDPEGAGRVAEVFGNLDKAERVSVVVPGVDTNVLNFQRTNRQYSAPFGMAKALYKAERAASRGTRTAVIAWADYTAPDGLGLDSATALRAEQGSIRLNALVRALPGASTVALLCHSYGSVVCGVAASALPARVTDIAVAGSPGMRVETASQLRTPARVWAMRDADDWVQDVPYLEVGGLGHGADPVSAEFGARILSASDAKGHSGYFEPGTESLYNLAEIGVGAYESVHCAQEDDACLEGLPDAAAA
- a CDS encoding DUF4429 domain-containing protein, with translation MGDVLAGFHAAWEFESDSVLIRFERGIRTPKLFAALGERRVPLEAIADVTLTPGKRGTVVLRVVPRPGADPLMEAAADQLKESSDPYRLVMPAERGTLAEYYADELRARLTESGPAERFLVAAPEVPLQFKAYDGKASFDGRSVSFRWFWTGASSAKWKAGDQSFPVSSLSGVEWRSPEMFEGYLRLLRRDAEQHAQPDQDPAAVVFGLGYGPVHESLPFAAAVLAAVRVRSAGPGDAALAAAVPRRDPADIADRIRHLGELHQAGLVTDEEFSVKKAELLAEL
- a CDS encoding aldo/keto reductase gives rise to the protein MTNGRIAKARLGADGPEVGVQGLGCMGMSFAYGPSDAAESRATLERALELGVTLYDTAHAYGAGENEKFLAPFVKAHRDEVVIATKFGLAVDPDDSTKRIIRNDAPHIRESVEASLRRLDVDVIDLYYMHRRDVNVPIEETVGVMADLVREGKVKHLGLSEVTAGELRTAHAVHPIAALQSEWSLFSRDIETHVVPTARELDVTLVAYSPLGRGFLTGSFAKAEDLTADDFRRHQPRFTGDNAAANAALLDPIRAVADAHDASLGQIALAWVHQQSAMYGLQVVPIPGTRKPGRVEENTAATRMVLGEEDMALLEPIAAKVAGDRYADMTFTSAGRE
- a CDS encoding MerR family transcriptional regulator produces the protein MTVVETTGTRTQNCAGLPLYERRPEGQDKYTISEVATLTGLTAHTLRWYERIGLMPHIDRSHTGQRRYRNRDLDWLDLVGKLRLTGMPVADMVRYAELVREGDHTYAERFDLLKSTREDVLARIAELQDTLSVLDRKIDFYADAGQALASERAS
- a CDS encoding GNAT family N-acetyltransferase; its protein translation is MRLVRRATAEDAEEVLRLRQVMIDSMRGADRSTDWHEESLPTVRRRLADPDGDFVAFVIDHPERPGALAALVAGTVEYRIGRAGNPHGSVGYVFSVATDPDSRRRGHARACMEVLLEWFRTKGVAQVDLNASAEAEPLYAALGFVRKPDPSMRLNL
- a CDS encoding serine hydrolase domain-containing protein; translation: MSLQSLALIENWPVPTAAAAVVRADGTVLGAHGPLGQRFALASVTKPLAAYALLVAYEEGAVELDGPAGPDGSTVRHLLAHTSGLAFDEHRVTAAPGERRLYSNAGFEVLGDHVAKATDIPFAEYLRQAVLEPLGMTATTLDGSPAKDGVSTVDDLVRFAAEVQAPRLLDPRTVAEAMTVQYPGTKGVLPGYGHQNPNDWGLGFEIRDAKSPHWTGTSSSPGTFGHFGQSGTFLWIDPAAGVACVALTDRAFGPWAIEAWTPFTDAVLAELV
- a CDS encoding DUF5954 family protein; this translates as MTGYEDRVPGYLTFRVAPQEGPIAAFAEQEAWQARERYPGLMAVSLAEFFHARELDAGGWELSEYGSDTPQGARDTLGSHFRMRAKEAEDAGDAKARKAWMAAALRMDREVVDDLRVRGERYRIVRAAKFIRMGRGGPEPPRPSDPDPAEVGEAYRVRSRTKGFVVDPYTSAGLSDSLLKFDLLQLFGSASGTPEDVLADARHAAVACPGGVLLPAVFMISERVDGEWRSHNPGSSHSTPQGARDSLAAWLRVMAPFTLRLSDEKKAEYARAADLLDEKRGNSLSVDGTRFRVTRVERLIRIGPDGPEGPRPSDFDPEPPVEVHTRQLKEQGLWTDGDEDAPIELDERTLELKALWDQEEIRRAAAEERRAKRKRG